The genome window CAGTTGCAGACGCCCGAGGAATTCGCGGCCATCGTTTTGCGCGGCAACGGCGACGGTTCCAAGGTGACGCTCGGCGACGTCGCGCGCGTGGAACTGGGGTCCCAGAGCTATGGGTTCGTCAACCGCGAGAACGGGCTGGTCGCGACGCTTGCCGCCGTGCAGTTGGCGCCGGGCGCCAACGCCGTGCGCACCGCCGAAAGCGTCAAGGCACGTCTGGCCGAGCTGAGCCGGGCGATGCCGACGGGCATGAGCTATACGACGCCGTTCGATACCGCGCCATTCGTCAAGATTTCGATCGAAAAGGTGATCCACACCCTGATCGAAGCCATGGCGCTGGTGTTCCTGGTGATGTTGCTGTTTCTGCAGAACATCCGCTACACGCTGATTCCGGCGATCGTGGCGCCGATCGCGTTGCTGGGAACGTTCACCGTCATGTTGATGGCGGGCTTTTCCATCAACGTGCTGACGATGTTCGGCATGGTTCTGGCGATCGGCATCATCGTCGACGACGCCATCGTGGTGGTGGAGAACGTCGAGCGCCTGATGGCGACCGAGGGGCTCTCGCCCAAGGACGCGACGATCTCCGCGATACGCGAAATCGCCGGAGCGGTCATCGGGATCACCCTGGTCCTGACGGCGGTCTTCATTCCCATGGCGCTCGCCGGGGGATCGGTCGGGGTGATCTATCGCCAGTTCGCCCTGTCCATGGCCGTGTCGATTCTGTTTTCGGCGTTCCTGGCGCTCAGCCTGACCCCGGCCTTGTGCGCCACCTTGCTGAAGCCGCTCGATTCCGACCGTCACGGCAAGATCGGCGTCTTCGTCTGGTTCAACCGACGCTTCGATCGCCTGACTCGCGCCTACGAAACCCGGGTCGCCGTCCTGGTGCGGCACGGCGGCCGCATGATGGCCGGTTTCGCCGCCATCGTCGTCGCTCTGGCCGTCGGGTTCCTGATTCTGCCCTCAGCCTTCCTGCCCGAGGAAGACCAGGGATACTTCATGACGTCTTTTCAGTTGCCGTCGGAAGCGACCCAGGAACGCACGCTGGAATTGGTGCGCAAGTTCGAGGCTCACGTCGCCGCCCGCCCGGCCGTGGAGTCCAACTTGTCGATCCTCGGCTTCGGGTTCTCCGGTTCCGGAGCCAACACCGCTTTGGCGTTCACGACGCTCAAGGACTGGGACCGGCGCGGCGGCGCGACCGCAGCCGGCGAGGCCCAACTCGCGCAACACGCCATGTCGGACAGCGCCGACGGCACGGTCATGAGCCTGCTGCCGCCCGCCATCGAGGAAATGGGCACGTCGTCCGGGTTCAGCTTGCGCCTGCAGGATCGCGCCGGGCGCGGGCAGGCAGCCTTGAATGCCGCCGAGACGGAACTGCTGGCGCTCGCGGCGCAAAGCGACGTCGTCTCCGGCGTCTATTCCGACGACCTCCCCGGCGGCACCGGCGTCCGCCTGAATATCGACCGGCAGAAGGCCGAAGCCCTGGGCGTATCATTCGAATCCATCAGCGATACCCTGACGGCGGCCATGGGGTCCTCGTACATCAACGACTTCCCCAACGCCGGACGCATGCAGCAGGTGATCATTCAGGCGGATGCGCCCGCCCGCATGCAGGTGAACGACGTTCTGAAGCTGTATCTGCGCAATTCCAGCGGCGGCATGGTCGCGCTTTCCGAAGTCGTGACGCCGGTGTGGGAAGACACGCCGATACAACTCGTCCGCTATCAGGGCTTTCCGTCGGTCCGGATTTCCGGCGGCCCGGCACCGGGCGTATCCAGCGGCGAGGCCATGGCCGAGATGGAGCGGCTCGCGGCCCGATTGCCCGCAGGGTTCGCCGTGGAATGGACAGGCCAATCGTTGCAGGAGCGCCAGTCGGCAGCGCAAGCGCCGCTGTTGATGGCGTTGTCGATGCTGGTCGTGTTTCTGGTTCTGGCGGCGCTTTACGAAAGCTGGTCGATCCCGCTCTCGGTGATGCTCGTGGTCCCGTTGGGGCTGTCGGGCGCGGTCGCCGCGGTGATGCTGCGCGGCATGCCCAACGACGTCTTCTTCAAGGTCGGCTTGATCACCGTGATCGGGCTATCGGCCAAAAACGCCATCCTGATCGTCGAGTTCGCCCGGCAGATGCACAGCCGAGGGATGGAACGGACGGAGGCCGCGGTCATGGCGGCGCGGCTGCGGTTGCGCCCGATTCTGATGACGTCGCTGGCGTTCGGCCTCGGGGTGACGCCGCTGACGCTCGCTCGGGGTGCCAGCGCCGAAACCCAGAACGCCATCGGCACCGGCGTGTTCGGCGGCATAACCTGCGCCACGGTGCTGGCGGTGTTCTTCGTCCCCGTCTTTTTCGTCGTCGTCGTCGGAGGCCAGGAAAAACTCCAAGCATGGCGTCGAGCCCGGCGTAGCGGCCCATTCCAGGAACAGGGCTGACACCATGCGCTTGATCATCACTGCGATCTCCTTCGCGCTGTCCGCCTGTTCTCTGGCTCCCGATCCGAACACGCCCGATCTCCCGGTGCCCAACGCCTATCCGTTATCGGATGGCGGGAGCAGCGACATCGTTGCCGCCGATCTGGATTGGCGAAGCATGTTCGGCGATCCCCGTCTGCGGCGGCTTATCGAACTCGCTTTGGAGAACAATCGCGACTTGCGTCTGGCGACATTGAACGTCGAAGCGGCGCGGGCGCAATACGGCATTCAGCGCGCCTCTCGCCTGCCATCTTTGAGCGCGTCGGCGGGAACGACGCGCCAGCGGGTCGCCGCAGACGACCGAAGCGATCCCGCCACCCCCGCCCGGATGCAAACCCGGCACGAATTGAATCTCGGCGTCAGTGCGTTCGAGATCGATCTGTTCGGTCGTGCGCGATCGCTGTCCGAAGCCTCCTTCGCCCGTTATCTCGCCAGCGAGGAAGGGCGTCTTGCCGCCCATATCGCGTTGGTCGGCGCCGTGGCGGACGCCTATTTCGCAGAGCGCCTGGCGCAGGAACAGGTCGATCTGGCGCGGCGAACGCTGACCGATTGGCGGCAATCTCTGGATCTGGCTCGGCAATTGAAGGCTGCCGCTCAGAACAGCAGTCTCGACGTCGCCCAGGCGGAAGGACAGGTCGCCGTCGCAGAGGCCGACCTGGAAGGACGCTCCCGGGCTTTTGCGCGGTCCACCAACGCCTTGACGCTGCTGGTCGGCGCCACTTTACCGGAGGATCTGCCGCCACCGTGGCCGCTCGGCGAAAACGCGGTGCGAACCCGCCTGCCCGCCGGATTGCCCTCGGACCTGCTGATTCGGCGTCCGGATATCCGCCGGGCGGAACGGACTCTGGTGGCGGCCAACGCCGATATCGGCGCGGCCCGCGCCGCCTTCTTTCCGCAACTGTCGCTGACGGTGTCGCTGGGATACGCCAGCCCGGCCCTGGGGAGCCTGTTCGACAACGGCCAGGGGGTCTGGAGTTTTGCCCCCCAAATCACCCAGCCGCTGTTTCAGGGCGGGCGGTTGCGGGCCGAACTGCGGTTGGCCGAGATCCGCAAGTCCGAAGCCGTCGCCGAATACGAGCGCGCCATCCAGACGGCGTTCCGCGAGGTCGCCGACGGCCTCGCCGGCAGCGCCACCTACGGCCGCCAGATCGAGGCCCAGACGCGCGCCATGGCATCCGCCGAACGACGAGTCGCACTTTCGACTCTCCGCTACCGCGCCGGCTGGGAAGGGCGCCTGGAGGTGTTGGATGCCCAGCGTCAGCTGTATGCCGCGCGCCAGACCCTCCTGGACCTGAAACGCGAGGAGATCGGCAACGCCATCGCTCTCTTCAGGGCTTTGGGTGGCGGCACACCCTTGACTGAACCGGCGATTCCCCAGTGAGGCCTCCCCGACGGGGCCTTCGACAATCCGAATGTTGCTACGACCAGAGGTGAACACGATGTCCATCGTCGATCAAACGATACGAGAAACATATGCTTCCGAGGTAGCGGTATATGGCGGAGTAAAGTCGGAAGCGCTCTTGCGCGCCTACGCGGCGGTCCCCCGTGAGCGCATGCTGCCGCGAGGACCGTGGGTCGTCGAGGCGCTCGACGGCTCCTACTATGTGACCGACGACGCCGATGTCTCGCGAATTCTCCATGCCGTGGGGGTATCCATCGACCCCAAGCGGCAACTCAATAGCGGCAACCCGGCGGAAGTCGGGCGCATCCTCGAAGAAGCGCGCTTCGAACCCGGAGAGACGGTGTTTCACGTCGGCGCAGGGCTCGGATACTTCTCGGCGATCATGGCGGAAATGGTAGGCGCTTCCGGTCGCGTCATCGCGGCGGAGGTCGATCCCGTTCTGGCGTGGCGCTGTCGCATAAATCTGGAACCTTGGCAGCAGGTCGAAGTGGTCGGCGATGCCCTGGCCTGTTCCTTGCCTCCGGTCGACGTGATCTTCGTGAGTACCGGGATCGCGCGCATTCCGGCGAGTTGGCTCGATGTGCTCCGCCCCGGCGGGAGGTTGATCTTTCCCCTGACGGGGTCGCTGAACGGCGGTTTCATTTTTCGGATCGAAAAAGGCGCCTCAGCTTCCTGGTTGTCCGCAAAGCCGCTGAACTTCGCGCGCTTCTATCCGTGTTTGGGGGCGCGTGACCCCGCGGCGTTATCGGCTATCGACCAAGCCATAGCAGATCCCCGGGGGTCGCACGTCCGGTCGTTGCGCCTGGACGCCCACGCGCCGCAGCCCGACTGCTGGCTGCACTCCGACGGATGGTGCCTGAGCACTGCCGCGAACGATCACTCGGATCGAACGGAGCCCTCTTAACCCTCTTCATTGCCTACGACGACAATCGGCCCGCTTGGCGCCTGCTCCAAACCCACGAGAGGTCTCGATGGCCAACTGTTTCGCGAATCTCGACGCCCCTTCGTCCGATCACAGAAAATCACCCGGACGTGCGCGAGCAGTCGGCACGTTTCGGCCCCAGTTTCTCGGCATTCCCTGGGGCCGAACCTCATGCGCCAAGCCTTGGAGGCGAAGCGTCGGGACTTTAGTGACTCGCTGAGGAGATATCGCTTACACAAGACGGCTCAAGGCTTCGCCCGGCACGCTACAGGATTGGCGTCGGCAGCGAAATTACTCCCTCATCAGCCCCCTCCACTGCTCCTTTTTTACCCTCGAACGCCCTTTCGGCGGGAGAAAGAGGCGAATTCGAGCGACTCCGGGTCAGCGGTTCGATGGCATCTTGCGTGGCCACCCGCTCGAAACGTTCGGTCGCATTTCTCAGTCGATACTGCGGCAAGCCGTCGTTTGGCGGGAGCTTCGCAGTAATTCGGAAGATATCGGCGGATCTCGCGGTTCGCGGGCCGTCGTTGCGCATCCGAACGACTTGTCCCACCATATACATATGCGATGCCGCTTCGCGACGGCGCGCGCGCAGAGAAATGTCGATGATGCCCATACCTGAATCCTTTCGGGATTCCGAGTGTTCGCACAGATCCGGCAGGGTCTGCGCGCCGTCGCATCCGGTTTCGATCGGTTCCGCGCCCCTGCATAGACGTGGCAATTCCGCTGGGAATCAGGCGGCTTCGTCGGGCCTTGGCGCCAAACCGCTCAAATGCACGGAGATGAACTTTTCGTTCTTGGATCGAGACGTCAAATCCCCGCATGGTCCTACCGGATGTAGGCATTTCCTCTGAAAATCCAAACGAATTAAATTATGATCATTTTACAGGAGCTCAGGCCGAGATTTCGCTATCGTATACTCATGGAGATCCGAGGCGATCAGGATGCTCCCATATGGTTATAGGGATTTATTTTTCGAAATACCTTGCGCAGGGGCGCGCCTCGTGCGCATATCACCTGCATCGAAACGCCGTGCGTAGATGGGTCGCCCAAAGCGGACCCCCCACGGAGTTTTCTCTGGATGCCGCGCCCTCCTCGTCAGGATCGCCCGCCATCGAGTGATCCCCACAGAGGGACGCCATCGGGCAGCGGATCTACGCCAGCTTCCTCCGTTACTTCCTCCGTCGCGCCGGTTCACCCGAGCATGGCGATGAGACAGGACACATAGCGTTTGACACAATTTTCCGAGCTCGGCCTATCCGAGCCTCTCCTTCGCGCCGTTGGCGCGACAGGCTATACCCAGACAACGCCGATCCAGGCGAATGCGATTCCCGCCCTTCTTTCCGGACACGACGTCGTCGGCATCGCACAGACCGGCACCGGTAAGACCGCCGCCTTCGTTCTCCCGCTTCTACATTCGCTCGCAGCGATGCCGCATCGCGCCGCGTCGCGTTCGCCGCACGCCCTGATCCTGGCGCCGACGCGAGAACTCGCGGCGCAGATCGACGCCAACCTGCGCGAATACGGTCGCTTCCTGCCGCTCACCTCGACGGTGGTGGTTGGCGGCGTATCTGCGCGACCGCAAATCGCGGCGCTGCGTCGCGGTTGCGATATCGTCGTCGCCACGCCGGGACGGCTTCTCGACTTGATGGGCTCGGGCGATGTGAGCCTAGGCGAGGTGGTCTGGGCGGTCCTGGACGAAGCCGACCAGATGATGGATATGGGCTTCCTTCCGGCGATCCGCCGGATCATGGCTCGGCTTCCGAAGCGGCGCCGCACCGCGCTGTTTTCCGCCACTATGCCCGTCACGATCCGCCGCCTCGCCGAAGCGTTTCTGGATCGGCCGCAGGAGATCCGCGTCACCCCCGCCGCTCGGCCCGCAGAGCGGGTGGCTCAGACGGTGATGTTGGTTTCGACCGCCGAGAAACAGACCGCCCTGCAAACGATTCTCGATGCACCGGAGGTAACCTCGGCGATCGTGTTCACCCGCACCAAGCGGGGGGCCGATCGGGTTGCTCGCCAATTGGCTCTGAAGGGTCTCGCTGCGGGAGCCATCCATGGCAACCGTAGCCAGACGCAGCGCGAGCGGACTCTCCGCGAGTTCAAGAGCGGTGAAATCACCGTGCTGGTGGCAACCGATATCGCCGCCCGCGGCCTCGACATCGAAGGCGTGTCGCACGTCATCAATTTCGAGATCCCCAACACCCCCGAATCCTATATCCACCGGATCGGGCGCACCGCCCGCGCCGGCGCGGCGGGGATTGCGATTTCTCTCTGTGATGCCGCCGAACGACCGTTGCTCCGCGATATCGAACGGCTGATCGGTCGTTCGCTGGTCGACGGAGCCGATGAACCCACCGCCCGCGCTTCGATGCGACCGGGAAAAGGCATCAGCCCGGCGAGCAAGGGCAGCCACGCCAAGTCTTGCCATCGACGCAGCCAGCAGGCCGCCCTGCATGCCGCCTAAGAACGCACCCACGCGGACATCCGAGCGGGCGTAAAATTCAAATCTTTTTCAAAAGGAACGACAAAATGCAAAAGGGAACCGTGAAGTGGTTCAATGCCCAGAAGGGCTTCGGCTTCATTCAGCCGGAGGACGGCTCGAGCGACGTGTTCGTGCACATCAGCGCCGTCGAACGCTGCGGCAGTTCGTTGCTCAACGAAGGCCAGAAGCTGAGCTTCGAGCTGCAGCGCGACGCGCGAACCGGCAAGAGCTCGGCGGCCAATCTCGTGCTCGAATGAGCGCGTCATTGCCCCAATGACTCTGGCATTGAAAAACGCCGCGCGCGAACTTGTGCGCGGCGTTTTTTTG of uncultured Alphaproteobacteria bacterium contains these proteins:
- the acrB gene encoding multidrug efflux system protein (Evidence 2a : Function of homologous gene experimentally demonstrated in an other organism; PubMedId : 10920254, 12351840, 12654283, 15111118, 15155734, 21450803, 7651136; Product type t : transporter), with translation MPSFFIHRPVFAWVVALFIILMGVISLPRLPIARYPSVAPPTVSIDASYPGATPQTMSDSVLGLIERELSGVKNLLYFESTADASGTAQVTVTFKPGTDPELAQVDVQNRLRAVEPRLPQAVRQNGLTVESANSGFLMMVSLKSDDDRFDEAALSDYLARNIVEELRRIDGVGRVQLFGAEQAMRVWVDPSQLIAFGLTMNDLSSAIVQQNAQIAPGHVGAAPTVPGQRVTVPLTVQGQLQTPEEFAAIVLRGNGDGSKVTLGDVARVELGSQSYGFVNRENGLVATLAAVQLAPGANAVRTAESVKARLAELSRAMPTGMSYTTPFDTAPFVKISIEKVIHTLIEAMALVFLVMLLFLQNIRYTLIPAIVAPIALLGTFTVMLMAGFSINVLTMFGMVLAIGIIVDDAIVVVENVERLMATEGLSPKDATISAIREIAGAVIGITLVLTAVFIPMALAGGSVGVIYRQFALSMAVSILFSAFLALSLTPALCATLLKPLDSDRHGKIGVFVWFNRRFDRLTRAYETRVAVLVRHGGRMMAGFAAIVVALAVGFLILPSAFLPEEDQGYFMTSFQLPSEATQERTLELVRKFEAHVAARPAVESNLSILGFGFSGSGANTALAFTTLKDWDRRGGATAAGEAQLAQHAMSDSADGTVMSLLPPAIEEMGTSSGFSLRLQDRAGRGQAALNAAETELLALAAQSDVVSGVYSDDLPGGTGVRLNIDRQKAEALGVSFESISDTLTAAMGSSYINDFPNAGRMQQVIIQADAPARMQVNDVLKLYLRNSSGGMVALSEVVTPVWEDTPIQLVRYQGFPSVRISGGPAPGVSSGEAMAEMERLAARLPAGFAVEWTGQSLQERQSAAQAPLLMALSMLVVFLVLAALYESWSIPLSVMLVVPLGLSGAVAAVMLRGMPNDVFFKVGLITVIGLSAKNAILIVEFARQMHSRGMERTEAAVMAARLRLRPILMTSLAFGLGVTPLTLARGASAETQNAIGTGVFGGITCATVLAVFFVPVFFVVVVGGQEKLQAWRRARRSGPFQEQG
- the oprM gene encoding Outer membrane protein OprM is translated as MRLIITAISFALSACSLAPDPNTPDLPVPNAYPLSDGGSSDIVAADLDWRSMFGDPRLRRLIELALENNRDLRLATLNVEAARAQYGIQRASRLPSLSASAGTTRQRVAADDRSDPATPARMQTRHELNLGVSAFEIDLFGRARSLSEASFARYLASEEGRLAAHIALVGAVADAYFAERLAQEQVDLARRTLTDWRQSLDLARQLKAAAQNSSLDVAQAEGQVAVAEADLEGRSRAFARSTNALTLLVGATLPEDLPPPWPLGENAVRTRLPAGLPSDLLIRRPDIRRAERTLVAANADIGAARAAFFPQLSLTVSLGYASPALGSLFDNGQGVWSFAPQITQPLFQGGRLRAELRLAEIRKSEAVAEYERAIQTAFREVADGLAGSATYGRQIEAQTRAMASAERRVALSTLRYRAGWEGRLEVLDAQRQLYAARQTLLDLKREEIGNAIALFRALGGGTPLTEPAIPQ
- a CDS encoding Protein-L-isoaspartate(D-aspartate) O-methyltransferase codes for the protein MSIVDQTIRETYASEVAVYGGVKSEALLRAYAAVPRERMLPRGPWVVEALDGSYYVTDDADVSRILHAVGVSIDPKRQLNSGNPAEVGRILEEARFEPGETVFHVGAGLGYFSAIMAEMVGASGRVIAAEVDPVLAWRCRINLEPWQQVEVVGDALACSLPPVDVIFVSTGIARIPASWLDVLRPGGRLIFPLTGSLNGGFIFRIEKGASASWLSAKPLNFARFYPCLGARDPAALSAIDQAIADPRGSHVRSLRLDAHAPQPDCWLHSDGWCLSTAANDHSDRTEPS
- a CDS encoding conserved hypothetical protein (Evidence 4 : Homologs of previously reported genes of unknown function) gives rise to the protein MPRLCRGAEPIETGCDGAQTLPDLCEHSESRKDSGMGIIDISLRARRREAASHMYMVGQVVRMRNDGPRTARSADIFRITAKLPPNDGLPQYRLRNATERFERVATQDAIEPLTRSRSNSPLSPAERAFEGKKGAVEGADEGVISLPTPIL
- the rhlE gene encoding RNA helicase (Evidence 2a : Function of homologous gene experimentally demonstrated in an other organism; PubMedId : 10361280, 14731278, 15196029, 15554979, 1931833; Product type e : enzyme) is translated as MTQFSELGLSEPLLRAVGATGYTQTTPIQANAIPALLSGHDVVGIAQTGTGKTAAFVLPLLHSLAAMPHRAASRSPHALILAPTRELAAQIDANLREYGRFLPLTSTVVVGGVSARPQIAALRRGCDIVVATPGRLLDLMGSGDVSLGEVVWAVLDEADQMMDMGFLPAIRRIMARLPKRRRTALFSATMPVTIRRLAEAFLDRPQEIRVTPAARPAERVAQTVMLVSTAEKQTALQTILDAPEVTSAIVFTRTKRGADRVARQLALKGLAAGAIHGNRSQTQRERTLREFKSGEITVLVATDIAARGLDIEGVSHVINFEIPNTPESYIHRIGRTARAGAAGIAISLCDAAERPLLRDIERLIGRSLVDGADEPTARASMRPGKGISPASKGSHAKSCHRRSQQAALHAA
- the cspE gene encoding DNA-binding transcriptional repressor (Evidence 2a : Function of homologous gene experimentally demonstrated in an other organism; PubMedId : 10200963, 12071744, 12324471, 20345064, 21083396, 7984109, 8022259, 8844142, 9735283, 9921691; Product type r : regulator) — protein: MQKGTVKWFNAQKGFGFIQPEDGSSDVFVHISAVERCGSSLLNEGQKLSFELQRDARTGKSSAANLVLE